The Girardinichthys multiradiatus isolate DD_20200921_A chromosome Y, DD_fGirMul_XY1, whole genome shotgun sequence genome has a window encoding:
- the LOC124864416 gene encoding vegetative cell wall protein gp1-like isoform X3: protein MLSIRRTPSLARSSVRTSGPSPSSVRTPSLAPSSVRTSGPSPSSVRTPSLAPSSVRTSGPSPSSVRTPSLASSSTTPTHICQTVSPEEPAACVQQSDAAGDAGPGWLPSEMRKTIPVQDQRWMGNTLFHAGKVRPDFKLWYEPPVPALIYHQVPTPDRFFTHRLLVWMPYHQWKVRVFCQACGKHLTGAGVPPHGPALAPALAPTKAPRKLTRKVLHNTCKKCGQFRIAETGHSQYRGHIYCPSNESMTKELWL from the exons ATGCTCTCTATCAGAAG GACCCCTAGCCTGGCACGTTCCTCTGTGAGAACCTCTGGCCCCTCtccatcctctgtgaggacccctagcctggcaccttcctctgtgaggacctctggcccctctccatcctctgtgaggacccctagcctggcaccttcctctgtgaggacctctggcccctctccatcctctgtgaggacccctaGCCTGGCTTCTTCATCCACAACACCGACACACATCTGCCAGACAGTTTCACCT GAGGAGCCTGCAGCATGTGTGCAACAGTCAGATGCAGCTGGTGATGCAGGACCTGGCTGGTTGCCGAGTGAGATGAGGAAGACCATTCCTGTACAGGACCAGAGATGGATGGGAAATACCCTCTTTCATGCCGGCAAAGTGCGCCCAGATTTCAAGTTGTGGTATGAGCCTCCTGTACCAGCCCTCATCTACCACCAGGTACCAACACCCGATCGTTTTTTTACCCACCGGCTTCTGGTGTGGATGCCCTATCATCAGTGGAAAGTTAGGGTGTTCTGCCAAGCTTGTGGGAAGCATCTTACGGGGGCTGGTGTTCCACCACATGGTCCTGCTCTGGCTCCTGCTCTGGCTCCCACTAAAGCACCTCGAAAACTGACCCGCAAGGTTTTGCACAATACATGCAAAAAATGTGGGCAGTTTAGAATTGCTGAGACAGGACACAGCCAGTATAGAGGACATATTTACTGTCCCTCCAATGAAAGCATGACAAAGGAGCTTTGGCTATAA
- the LOC124864416 gene encoding vegetative cell wall protein gp1-like isoform X2 — MKVRSHTNSLKPNLVARKPPGPSLPSLRTPSLARSSVRTSGPSPSSVRTPSLAPSSVRTSGPSPSSVRTPSLAPSSVRTSGPSPSSVRTPSLASSSTTPTHICQTVSPEPAACVQQSDAAGDAGPGWLPSEMRKTIPVQDQRWMGNTLFHAGKVRPDFKLWYEPPVPALIYHQVPTPDRFFTHRLLVWMPYHQWKVRVFCQACGKHLTGAGVPPHGPALAPALAPTKAPRKLTRKVLHNTCKKCGQFRIAETGHSQYRGHIYCPSNESMTKELWL, encoded by the exons ATGAAGGTGAGGTCTCATACGAATTCACTGAAGCCCAACTTGGTTGCTCGGAAACCACCGGGCCCCTCTCTGCCCTCTTTGAGGACCCCTAGCCTGGCACGTTCCTCTGTGAGAACCTCTGGCCCCTCtccatcctctgtgaggacccctagcctggcaccttcctctgtgaggacctctggcccctctccatcctctgtgaggacccctagcctggcaccttcctctgtgaggacctctggcccctctccatcctctgtgaggacccctaGCCTGGCTTCTTCATCCACAACACCGACACACATCTGCCAGACAGTTTCACCT GAGCCTGCAGCATGTGTGCAACAGTCAGATGCAGCTGGTGATGCAGGACCTGGCTGGTTGCCGAGTGAGATGAGGAAGACCATTCCTGTACAGGACCAGAGATGGATGGGAAATACCCTCTTTCATGCCGGCAAAGTGCGCCCAGATTTCAAGTTGTGGTATGAGCCTCCTGTACCAGCCCTCATCTACCACCAGGTACCAACACCCGATCGTTTTTTTACCCACCGGCTTCTGGTGTGGATGCCCTATCATCAGTGGAAAGTTAGGGTGTTCTGCCAAGCTTGTGGGAAGCATCTTACGGGGGCTGGTGTTCCACCACATGGTCCTGCTCTGGCTCCTGCTCTGGCTCCCACTAAAGCACCTCGAAAACTGACCCGCAAGGTTTTGCACAATACATGCAAAAAATGTGGGCAGTTTAGAATTGCTGAGACAGGACACAGCCAGTATAGAGGACATATTTACTGTCCCTCCAATGAAAGCATGACAAAGGAGCTTTGGCTATAA
- the LOC124864416 gene encoding vegetative cell wall protein gp1-like isoform X1: MKVRSHTNSLKPNLVARKPPGPSLPSLRTPSLARSSVRTSGPSPSSVRTPSLAPSSVRTSGPSPSSVRTPSLAPSSVRTSGPSPSSVRTPSLASSSTTPTHICQTVSPEEPAACVQQSDAAGDAGPGWLPSEMRKTIPVQDQRWMGNTLFHAGKVRPDFKLWYEPPVPALIYHQVPTPDRFFTHRLLVWMPYHQWKVRVFCQACGKHLTGAGVPPHGPALAPALAPTKAPRKLTRKVLHNTCKKCGQFRIAETGHSQYRGHIYCPSNESMTKELWL, translated from the exons ATGAAGGTGAGGTCTCATACGAATTCACTGAAGCCCAACTTGGTTGCTCGGAAACCACCGGGCCCCTCTCTGCCCTCTTTGAGGACCCCTAGCCTGGCACGTTCCTCTGTGAGAACCTCTGGCCCCTCtccatcctctgtgaggacccctagcctggcaccttcctctgtgaggacctctggcccctctccatcctctgtgaggacccctagcctggcaccttcctctgtgaggacctctggcccctctccatcctctgtgaggacccctaGCCTGGCTTCTTCATCCACAACACCGACACACATCTGCCAGACAGTTTCACCT GAGGAGCCTGCAGCATGTGTGCAACAGTCAGATGCAGCTGGTGATGCAGGACCTGGCTGGTTGCCGAGTGAGATGAGGAAGACCATTCCTGTACAGGACCAGAGATGGATGGGAAATACCCTCTTTCATGCCGGCAAAGTGCGCCCAGATTTCAAGTTGTGGTATGAGCCTCCTGTACCAGCCCTCATCTACCACCAGGTACCAACACCCGATCGTTTTTTTACCCACCGGCTTCTGGTGTGGATGCCCTATCATCAGTGGAAAGTTAGGGTGTTCTGCCAAGCTTGTGGGAAGCATCTTACGGGGGCTGGTGTTCCACCACATGGTCCTGCTCTGGCTCCTGCTCTGGCTCCCACTAAAGCACCTCGAAAACTGACCCGCAAGGTTTTGCACAATACATGCAAAAAATGTGGGCAGTTTAGAATTGCTGAGACAGGACACAGCCAGTATAGAGGACATATTTACTGTCCCTCCAATGAAAGCATGACAAAGGAGCTTTGGCTATAA